From Scatophagus argus isolate fScaArg1 chromosome 2, fScaArg1.pri, whole genome shotgun sequence:
TAGTGCTCGGCTCAGTTTGTGCTTCAGTCTCCTGTCCTATGGCCTTTCCAGCCTGTGGCTCCCTGGGGCGCTGTGAGGGCCCTGCACTGGAGCCATTAGGGGCCTCCTGGGGAAACCGCCTTTATTGTAATTGGACCTGTTAATGAGAGAGGAGAGCGGTACACCTTTCATTCCACAGGATTACACCTTTTAGAGCAGAACACCACACTAGATTACCATCAAGAGCTTGGACAGTCTTTGAGGAGGGCAGTCATGTACGCTGACTGTGTGCCTTTCTTTGTGTCCAATGAATGACATCAACTCCAAATGTATACTTAACTTAAGGAGGGTCTAGTTTTTGGAGACCTCTAGCGCTAGTGGATTCTAGCACTCAAAGGGACGTGTCTATAAACACATGTGTTTTGAGTGATGAAAGACGCCAAGCTGTGTTTGAAGACATGGTTTGTACAAGGGAAGTGTGCGCAGTCATCCCTATGTTATCTGATATCAGCTGTCTGTGCTTTCAGGCCATATGaagtttgtttattctgtgACATCGTTTATTTGACTCTGTAAAGACCCTGCCACTCATTAATGCCATTCACAGTTTCGGGTTACTTCCCTGATCTCGGAAGGTCAAGTGCAATCACGACACGGAGCTCAAAAAGTGTTGATGTGTACTATTAGTATGTGAAGAGGTtctttattgtacattttttcgTCTCAGATGTAAACAATAGAGGTACAACTGTTGTACTTATTACTCTGGCAGTGGAGTTTTGCTGTAAGTCAGTGGGAGGGTTCAGAGACATCATTTATAACACTGGGAAAGCAAAACATGAGGTCAGTCCACCACAGCATCCCAACAGTTTTCATAGTCTCAGTCTAAAACTAAGCAGAAGAGAcatactttgttatttttacgCATTACAGGGCACTTTCATCGTATTATATCAGCACTTTGGAATGACTCTGCAGAAGTAAATAAGGGACCAGAAGACTggtgtgtgtagggggggggTTTCAAAGCCCTGCATATCCTGCAGTAAATCCCTCGGAGATTGTTGCTCCCGCACATTTGAGGTTCCTCTTCAAAGCCAAAGCGCTTTACCAGCACGAGAGCAGCACGAGACATGGCCGGGGGCTTCCCTTatggctctgtctgtctcctcctttaTCGTCTCACCAGCATACCAAGAGAGGTTGGAGAGTACAAAATTTTCAACCCACTTCCTGCGCAGTATCCAAGGCTGTGCTTTTATGTGTGAAAGCCATGTTTGGAAAAATAAGGgagaagtagaaaaaaaaaagatgtgagaTAAATGAGATGCATCCAAATGAAGCACCGTCTCTCAGAAGTTGCGAGTGAGGCGTTTTAAAACATGACAAGATAAGGCAAGATTATCAGCCACGATTTGGGGGTCAGCCATGTATCATTGGGTTTCAAAGGGCTGTCTCGCAGTTCAAGCTATGATGGAAGAGGTGAGCCCcgttgttcttttttttctatgccCCCCCCATCCCATATGCACTGTGCATTGTAATCGATCCAAGGCTGCTGGACAGAAAGTCAGATAGGAATCAGAGCTGGTAGTATGAAGTACTACTGCACGTGGCAGAGCCCATTTGTCTTCATATTCAGATAACACCACATTTTTCTTGTCAGGGAGCAAACTCTCACTGCACTTTCTTGAACCTCTCCCCAGACCATATTTCCAGCACATTTCCCTCTTCAGCTGCAGTAAACATACAATATAGACAGAAAAAATGGAGCAAAGTCAGCTGAGGAAGACCACGAGTTGTGGACAAAAGCTTCGGAAAACTTAATAAGTGGACTTTTAGTTTCACTTTCTtgttgagagttagatgagCGACGCttaatccttcagtttatcagaaacattcaaaatcaaCACACATGAAGATACATGTGTACATCTGTGCAGTGAAGATGCAGCCGGGTAGGGTGGGTCAAGAATGGACTTTTCACACTCAAATGggctcttttctgtttctgtgtcaacTGCTCCATGCAGATAAAGCATCTCTAAAAGCACATATGACTCACTtacatgtctgtttatttacagattcaacagaagagaaacattatcttaattagtgagctttaaaaGTGCTGTTGGGCATATTGTTGAGAAGAGAGCCAGACTAGCTCTGGTCCTCTgtctccagtctttatgctgagaTGGACTAATTGCCTCTTGGCTTTCACTCCATGTTTAATGCACAAACAAGCAAGTGGTATCAATTTTTCTCATGTGACTCTCAGAAACAGAATGGTCTCGTCTTTCCTTAATgcatctttattattttatttaatgcagTTATCTCCCACTTAATTATTTATCCTGAGCTTCGTTATCTCGAGATAAGGAGATAAGCATCCCGttaacatgagaaaacaaaattttgttgcATCTTATTACTCACAATGTTAATCAGAGATCAGGAGTGCCGTGGCAGCACGTGTAGATCTCATCTTGACTGGAAAATATCAAATCCAGAGGTACCTTGCATTGCTCAACGCGTCAGACTGTTCTTTAATCAAGGTCAAATACGAACAGAAACTGCGCTGTGTCTTACCGCTAGAGATAACATTCAAATCAGACCTCGGCATGTGAGGAGAAGTCAGTCGTGACATTGAAGCCAAGAACTGTATTTTGATTCCTCGTGAAAATCAGCTTTGTTAGCTTGAAACAGAGCTcgaaataaacaaaatgaggTTTGGAATGGAAGTCAAGAAAGGCTCACCTTTTCAGTGTTGATGTCTTGAGAACAGAACTAAATTATCTTGTAATTTTGGGGTAACTGAGCTTGTTATATGTGGTTAATTTACCTTGTTCtcctgagaaaacaaaagactgattTTTGGAGATTATTTATGAGATTTATAAGAGTGACCCGTGACctacacacactgctgtgcgTCATGGATATTTCAGGGAAAAACATATAAACTTTAGGTGAACATTTGCCGTTTGTTGCAAGAATGTTTTCCCTAGTGATTTGAAACGAGATTATTTACATTATGGGTAGTTATTATAAGGGATGAGCTCACAAACAGTGGTCAACATAAAGCAGATGTGTTGCTGTTCAATAGGCTACAACCAAAATAATTCTCAGTGACATTGGGGAACGGGAAACAAACTACTcactctgatgtgtgtttgattgCCCCAATAAAGTTTGCATAtaaaaaagtaacatttaagTACAATCTCAGGCGTTGATCAGTAATCGGTGCTccttcattttacattttcagcttAAATCAGTACGCCATCTATGAATGCTGACATGGCACTCCTGGTCTCTAATacacattaaaagcaaaaaagaggacacaagcttttgttttcttgtgtaaaCAGGTTGCTTATCTTGTTATTTTGACATATCAAGTTGTTTTCTTGTGATCTTCTTCCTTAGCCAAGTGTCCACGTCTTTCAGACCCCCATACAACTGCTGAATAGTCCTCCCCATGACGGGGTAAACTCATCTTGGAGGAGTTTCCCTTTAAAGTATGGCTTCTGAATATTCTGAGGACAGTTTTTAACACAGTAGTAATTAAGCAATATTTACAATCCATCAAACATCGGGGCTTTGTTACTTTCATCGACACTTTAAGCATCTGCATTATGGGAATCTGTCATGATGATTAATGAGCATTCAGTTTAATATCCCTGCTCATTTTTCTATGCCTGTATCATTGCCTCCATGTGTCGTCCATGAGAAAATCGACGTGGCATCTGTCCAACGCGTCTAACCTTGTTCGCTTTCTGAAGCACCAGCACATCAAGTAACAACTTACAGTGTGATGATATGCTGATATTGTTGAGAGCCGATTTCAACATGTGGTGTACGTTCACGTTTGCCCGTTCTTTTGAGCATGGCAGACCCTCTGAACTGACCTTTATACCCTGAATGCAGTTTGCCATTTATTGTGGCCGTAATGattttaatctgatttaaacCTCTTCCTTGTTCATTCTCATGTTTATTGTTCCATGTTTGTCAGTGGTAAGCCACACTGAATCAGATCTGTCAGTGCAGTGCCAGCTCAGTGTGGTTGTGGTGCCGGTGGTGGTGTGCCAGCCAAACATGTTGTTCTAATGTCAGCCTACACTGGACAAAATTTACACAGTCAGAATCCATATCCTGCTAATATTTACTGATCTGCATGTTTGAATAGGTGTCGTGTTGTTCAAATGTCTGACAACTAAGTCCATCCGTTGTAATAAGAAAACCCTGAAATCAAACTGAATGGcttaaaataagataaagatGTGCAACAATTGAGGAAACACAGTGGCCTGTCCTTTATTGTGTCTCGCCCAAACGGATGTGGACTGGAGCCAGAGTACTGATGCTtccctgcagctgctcaaaatgtccctctctctgctgatgAGTTCAGTGCAAATGTGTGACATTATTGCATTTGTCTGCGGAGTTCATTTGATTTGTGATACGATTTATGTCAAACTCCTTTGCTCCTGCTCCAAGTCTAACAGCGAAAGAATTTTGCATGTGTAAGGAATTATATCAAGACATCGGTTCCGGTAAAACTTCCCACTGGTGCACACACTTGTTATGGAAAAAGTGAGCTTGTCTTAAATTGTAGTTCTCACTGCTGTGGACCgtggatgttgtgtttgttagagtcttgtttttttcctacctTGGTCATTTCAGTGCACTTACAGAACAGACTTAAAGGATAACAGAATATGTCTGAACCTTTCTgtctaaaaacaataaatacaaaaataaaaatgatgccAAATTGAGTATGATTAGCTACAGTAATCACCCCTCAATTAGGACTGTAGACTCATTAAGCCTCCGTACACTTTAAGAGAAATTAAAGTGCTTTTTCTTGGTTTGGAAATTCTAATGACTCTATTGTCTGGGACCgggaaaaaacaaagaccaTACCCGTAAGAGACATGTTAATCCCTACAACATGTTGTCCACTAAAACGGGGTGCAGAGGGACCACAGCCTGTAGTCAGCtcacccaaaacaaacaaaccaacatatTTTCCCACTTACTCTCTGCAAGGTATCTAACCTCGCAGAGAGTACTGAGACCTCTGCCACCACCTCAATACAATGGGGTGGTTTTGATTTCCAAAACATCAGATGtagtttttgatgttttgatgtcCAAAACATGAAAGATTACAGCTATAAAACTTAACACCAATGCCTCTTTCCAGAGACAATGATACTTGTAGTTCTCTAAATGTTAACAATGAGTAACCAGACAGGAAGTCTTGATTCAACACAAAGTGACTGTTACAATATTGGAACATTCAAAGCCTCCATTAGCTGGTCTCCCTCAACATTTCTCTTTTGAAGCATGAAGTTTATTTATGTACAATTGTGTGGCACTGATGCACATTACGTGCAAACAAATGTAACTGCCTATCATGAGATATTCCTCGATTGACTTCCTTCTTGACAAAATGCAATACTGTTAATGTAAAATTAACATGATGAATTGAATTTAAGTTGGACTTTAGCTGAAGTTTCCTTACATCCTGGTTTTGGTCCGCCCAAAGGTTTTGCACAACAGTTTCACTCAGCATTTAAGAACCGACATGAAGTATAAGGTGTGTATGCACCACGACCCCATTTTAGTTGGGTTTGAGGCCTCAAATTTTCTGGTCTCCAAAGACATTTAACCTGAACATAACAAGGGTTTTATTTGCCTTGTTAACTGCTGCAATTTTAACTTTGCAACCTGAGGTGCTCAGTGCAATTGTGGTGCATGGAGTAGAATTACAAGGAATGCAGTTATTGTGTTAGGTCTGGGTAAGTAGGGGTTTACTTGACTGTGACCAACAAAATCCACTATGTTCCCTGTCTTTAACAATGGTGCCCCCTGGAAATTGGTAAAACAATGCAtagcttctgctcttctgtggGAGGTACAGAATCCACAGTCACCATCATCCAATTTATACCACATTCAACTGAATTAATTTGGGTGTAGAGGACATAGGGGTAGAGCCAGGCAATTGTCAGTGTGGTGGCCAGGATGAGGCCAGTGGTCACTTTGGGGTGGCACAGAAATCACTCTtttacaaacattaaaatgtaatctAACAAGAAAATAAGTGGCTATTTTCTGCACTGCATACAAATCTACATTATTTAGAATTCAGACTTGGGTGGAAccaatttttttctgtgtagcCTATccaaaaatgttctgtttttcccGCACGTAAAGTAAGAAGGAAGCTTACATTAGTAAAAATCTGAAGCTATTAGTAccgttcatttatttttctgatattATACACCATGCAAAATAAAGACTATATCAACTTTGCTCATTATCACAAGTCCAAAGTTATCTAACAAATGTGTTTACGAAATTGCCTTCTCAGCTTTTCAATCCAAGACAGCTGTctctgcagtaaaaacaaacaaattatgaTTTACTTCACTGTAGTTAGTCTAATTATGTTATTGGCACGAGAGGTTGAATCTTAAAGTTGATAAATGGATCCAGAAGTTTATGCAGCGCTTTAATGCTTTTGGTGCCTATATTTATCTTCTTTGGCGTCATAAAAatctcatgaaaaaaataactgattataattatattattaatagGCTCATCATTAGACTGCAACTGCGTTTGATGAATAGCACGCAGAGACAGTGTGAAAAGGAGGCGTCTTTTACAGTCATGATTCAGGGCTTGTTGTTTAATGAACTGACACAGTACAAAGACAGCAGCTCTAACATTAATCAGGGAAAATACACCCGCGCTTACGTGCATACGTGTTTCGGTGTTTACCAAATGGTTTTATAGGTCTATACACAGTTTCAATATCTCTTCCTGAACTGCTCAAGATCAGTCGATGGATTTAACAACTAAACTTTGCTGAATAAATCACAGTTGTGGATGGGATAATTGTGATAAAGTGCCTGTAAGAACTCTTCCTTCTGATATTGTTAGTATACCTGTAATCATTCTTGGTTGACTAGACTTGCCGGTTGTAAAGTAAGCTCTCCAGAGTATGAATGCGTTAGGGAGAAACTCTAAAGGTGCTCTTACAGAGGTCCATTCCGGGTGTCTTGCGACCACAGTTATATCTCAAATAAATCCCTGTTCTGCCCATAAACAAATGGCCCTAAAAAAGGCAATTACCACTCAGGTGGCTAAAATGGTGCCTCAGTTTCGTCCATGGTGGCAGTCCATGTTTGAGATGACACATGGGATTACCCCCCCTAAGTGAATCTATTGCTCACTGAAAGGGAACTGCTTCATAATCACTGCGACTATGGGAGAGCTATGTCCACGAGCCAGTCCATGACATCTTTCCAGAGACGTGGTCTCCTGATGTGTGCCATTCTGAGTGATGTTTATTAAAAGAATAATTAtgctacatgtgtgtgttttgtactgttttaacATACATGGGAAAATATATCAAAGTCAAATATCGaggaaaatatttcttcattattcatgcacagacacagtcaAGTGTTTCACTGGGTTAGAACTCTGTGCAGCCTGTTGAAAATGCAACCTCATCTACACAAAGATATTTCAATCACCAAACACTGCTAAGAAATGTAACAGGGGATTAGCAGTTTTGTGCAAAGTCTGAGATCACTGAAATGATACGCTTTAACCACACCTTTGTaaagataaatgtgtgtgcagtgtagGATCTAGTTGGTATATGTTCTCGCAGAATGAGTCAATGCACGTATTTTCTCAGCAGGTGTATCCATGCAGCAATGATAAGGAGTGCAGTGTGGGGAGCTACTGCCACAGCCCTCAACAGGCTGCCTCTCGCTGCCTGACTTGCCGGAGGAGGAAGAAGCGTTGCAGTCGGGACGCTATGTGCTGTCCTGGGAACCGCTGCAGTAACTGTACGTACTTGACACACAGGCACGATCTTAGCGAACGTCAGTTTCATTTGTGGCTACAGGGTATGATAGGGAAATCTAATTTCTCGTCATATGCAGATATTCTGGAAAAAGTGACTTGTTCCAGGTCATCGAACAAAAGCACCACAGTATGTAGCCCAGAGACTTAGCGAAGGAgccaacacatttaaataatgtTGAACATATGCTTTCAGACAGAGTTTTGAATATAGTTGAACTGTATTAAACTGATGCCCGGGGGTCAGGAAACAAGGGTCACCTTTCATTAATGAAAGGTGTTCTTTCATTGGTGAACAGTGAAAGTGACATTaatgtgtgtttcagcagcagatgaaatcTTTTTGTTACACAGAGGTGACCTGCCTTCACAGTTGCAATTAGAGTCCTCTGAAAAGCCTCATTAAGCAGTCTCACAGGCTAACAGCATACTGATCTGAAGTCTGTTGACCAGCCTGCTCTGGGGATTCTTAAGCAGGGTCATGTTCATAttccttccttcttcttgtACTTGCAGTTATTTGTGTCCCTATCTCCGAAAGTGTGCTGTCACCTCACATCTCAGCTTTAGATGAACATAACAAGCTCTCCACCAAAGACCACAACTGGAGGAAGAGTGGGAAGGCGCATGCTAAGCATTCTCTTAAAGGTAATATTTGGTTGCATATCTCTGACGttatgttttaaacatgttcaCTGGAAGCTCTGCTGTCTCTACACAgtatcacttttgtttttgtttttgtttttttcttttctgctgccTTCTCACTGGTCTGGGTGGCTGAATCTTTCTGTTGTTCACTGCATGCATGTCCTACAGAGTTGTGGGCGACGCCAGTCCACAGACTACGTTGATAATTACCCCTCTGCTCATATGTCAGTGTCTGTGAGCCCAGAGCGCAGTATGGGGAGCCTAGAGGAAACCACAATGCCCACGCTGTTTCTGCACCTACATAAAGCCATACAAACACTTTCATTGACAGCACACATTATATGATACACAAGTGAAAACCACAGAATGCAGATCTGGCACAATTATAGCTAATAGCTCTCTGAGCTCCCTGCTTAGCGTTCATGTCACCTTATTTAAGTAAATGTAAGGGTTTAAACACAAAGCAATGTGTTTAATGAGAAGCTTAATTTACTCAACTCTAAATGCACCCTCAAGACAGCAGGCTACAATGCTAAAATCAATGTGAAAATAGCTGCCATAAATAAGGccatttacttttatttgagcTTGACTCACTCCCTCTCCTtaaacattattacattataatCGCCTTGTGCAAGTCACTGCCTGAGAGGAATCCACCAGGAGAATCAGTGGTGTTAAAGCAATGAACGAGCAGCTGGACTGAAATAACTCATCAGCAGAGTGTGGTTTTGTCAGTGATACAGGATGACTCTGTTTGAATGGTAAAACAGCTTTTGGCAAGAGGTGATACACATTCAAAAGAAACCTTGCATGACTAAATTGTGCTAATTATTCATTCATAAGAGTAATGCTAACCTCCTGCCGAACTATCAGACTCAGACCAGATGGGATGATATGGTTAATATGTAGAATGAGCAAATTATTTGCCTGATTTTACGTTGAAAGCTCCATGCGTTTCTTTTGCCTCTGACATGGCCACACATAATGCAATCTGAACTGAAACGTGAAGAAAGGGTTGCATAAACTTATCCGTATGGAAAACATAACAACTTAATGAACAATAATGATACATTTCCTTTGCTTTATTTAACTGGAGTACTCTAACCCCAAAATGCAGGGTGGTTTGGGCAGGGCTTTTAAGTCTCAGATGAAGCATTTGATTCTTAGTAGACACATACCAACATGATATACTACTGCTTGTTTGGAGATGTGATGTATTGTCTGCTGGTTCATCACTGCTCAGCGCTGtttcttgtcttcctctgttAGGGCATGAGGGTGACCCTTGCCTGCGTTCATCCGATTGCTCGGAGGGCTACTGCTGCGCCCGCCATTTCTGGACCAAAATCTGCAAGCCAGTTCTGAGGCAGGGAGAGGTGTGCAccaagcagaggaagaaaggctCTCATGGCCTGGAAATCTTCCAGCGCTGTGACTGTGCCAAGGGCCTTTCCTGCAAGGTGTGGAAAGACGCCACCTCCTCATCCAAGTCCAGGCTCCACATGTGCCAGAAGATCTGAAGTGGAGGCAGCTGCTGTCCGAGTAGAAGCCTCTGGCTCCATCTGCCAGGGAATGTTTTTTAAAGAATGGGTTGTGGCTGTATTGAAAGGAGTAAAAGACAGAGACTAAGAAGAGACAGAACTGATTGTGCGGGTTCAAGCTCGCTATTCGGCAAGTGGTCAGAGAATGGGATTGCTTTAATGTGATTGCTGTGAGTGGTCCATCCCTGCAcccacatacaaacatgcacgctctcacacacacaagcacacatacacctCATGAGTTTGTGAGATCGATGAGCTCATGTCGTGCTTTCTCATTAAAAGGACAAGCCTTATATGCATTCAGGGAGCCACAAAGTTAGCCAGTAGATGCTGTGATAGGTGTGGACCTTTTCTAGATGGAGGCGACAGACGTAGCAGTCTTTCATCAAGCTTCAGCCTAAATAATAAGACAGATTTAGACTATTTACAGACAAGCCATATTTCTACTGCACAGTACAATCTTTCCCAAACTCTAAAGTCAAAGCTCAGATTTGTTATCTCCTGTGTTTCATTACTGGATCTGAACTTCTCTGAACGTCTTgatgtgt
This genomic window contains:
- the dkk2 gene encoding dickkopf-related protein 2 isoform X2; protein product: MLVLTWNRCCVVMFLVATLKTGTSQVSEARPKANSIKPVLLEETPTPATNRSTTVHSRTTKKFNILAQVYPCSNDKECSVGSYCHSPQQAASRCLTCRRRKKRCSRDAMCCPGNRCSNFICVPISESVLSPHISALDEHNKLSTKDHNWRKSGKAHAKHSLKGHEGDPCLRSSDCSEGYCCARHFWTKICKPVLRQGEVCTKQRKKGSHGLEIFQRCDCAKGLSCKVWKDATSSSKSRLHMCQKI
- the dkk2 gene encoding dickkopf-related protein 2 isoform X1 translates to MLVLTWNRCCVVMFLVATLKTGTSQVSEARPKANSIKPVLLEETPTPATNRSTTVHSRTTKKFNILAQQVYPCSNDKECSVGSYCHSPQQAASRCLTCRRRKKRCSRDAMCCPGNRCSNFICVPISESVLSPHISALDEHNKLSTKDHNWRKSGKAHAKHSLKGHEGDPCLRSSDCSEGYCCARHFWTKICKPVLRQGEVCTKQRKKGSHGLEIFQRCDCAKGLSCKVWKDATSSSKSRLHMCQKI